One Brassica napus cultivar Da-Ae chromosome C4, Da-Ae, whole genome shotgun sequence genomic region harbors:
- the LOC106445225 gene encoding LOW QUALITY PROTEIN: E3 ubiquitin-protein ligase RZF1 (The sequence of the model RefSeq protein was modified relative to this genomic sequence to represent the inferred CDS: deleted 2 bases in 2 codons), protein MSSGRNTHWCHRCQRGVYLRGRDSLSSYCGGGFVEEIDVTPHSSTLDMLRAHRDVERDPTFDLMEAFSAFMRSRLAERSYDRESFSSIAPFLIFGGQANNHTAVEALINGSPAIGITRGNNTNAGDYFYGPGLEELIEQLSSGISHHRGPPPAAKSSIDALPTIKITQKHLKSSDSHCPVCKEEFELKSEAKQMPCKHVYHSDCIVPWLVQHNTCPVCRKELPSRGSSSSTQSDQNRSTSRRRNPFSSLWPFRSSSASSTQNRRDTNNKANTEEGQYTHHHHHQHQQQQSNMGYSGWPFDY, encoded by the exons ATGTCTAGTGGTCGAAACACACACTGGTGTCACAGATGCCAACGTGGTGTTTACCTTCGTGGTCGAGACTCTCTCTCTTCC TATTGTGGAGGAGGGTTTGTCGAGGAAATCGATGTAACGCCTCATAGTAGCACCTTAGATATGCTTAGAGCTCACAGAGATGTTGAGCGTGATCCAACGTTTGATCTCATGGAAGCTTTCTCAGCTTTTATGAGAAGCCGTTTAGCGGAA AGAAGCTACGACCGTGAAAGCTTTTCAAGTATAGCTCCTTTCTTGATCTTTGGTGGCCAAGCTAATAATCATACTGCAGTGGAAGCTTTAATCAACGGGTCACCAGCCATTGGTATCACTCGTGGCAACAACACCAATGCTGGAGACTACTTTTACGGACCGGGTCTTGAAGAGTTGATTGAGCAGCTTTCGTCAGGGATTAGTCACCATAGAGGTCCACCACCTGCAGCGAAATCATCTATTGATGCATTACCAACAATCAAGATCACACAGAAGCATCTCAAGTCGTCAGACTCTCACTGTCCGGTTTGCAAAGAGGAGTTTGAGTTGAAGTCAGAAGCAAAACAGATGCCGTGTAAACATGTGTATCATTCTGACTGTATCGTCCCGTGGCTGGTTCAGCATAATACGTGCCCTGTTTGTCGTAAAGAGTTACCATCAAGAGGTTCGTCTTCAAGCACACAGAGTGATCAGAACAGAAGTACCAGTAGAAGAAGGAACCCTTTCTCCAGTCTCTGGCCATTTCGCTCGTCTAGCGCAAGCTCTACACAAAACCGCAGAGATACAAACAACAAAGCCAATACAGAAGAAGGCCAGTATactcatcaccatcatcaccaGCATCAGCAACAACAATCCAATATGGGTTATAGTGGATGGCCTTTTGACTATTAA
- the LOC106373136 gene encoding uncharacterized protein LOC106373136, with protein MSSEHGVEISYSLAWDAREYAINKVKGLPEEGYEKILKYLHMMREANPGSHTSYERDSKGRFRFLFISFGQSLHGFYVAIQKVIVVDETFLKSKYKGVLLVATALDGNSDLYLIAFGVVDSENDLAWNWFVRQLNAVIADEHSLAFVSDRNSSIAKAIANVYPQAHHGICIHHLLNNVVTYFSGKGVDGLVAKASKAYRADDFCKLFTAIYSISPEIGNYLIEADVRKRARCQFPGYRYDISTTNPAESINSALRTPREFPIIPLMHSIREMMTRWFFQRRTLSSKHSKPLTIAVEKKIDRRIDKGKKFKVFPISDDRHAIKAGFSVGIQAHTLTDDIYTTASWRMAYEESINPIGVPEDAWTVPSHVEQTKVLPLESRRAPGRRKKRRYETAEDKIRSSQGNQGSKGRKCSRCGIRGHDRRTCDRAI; from the exons ATGAGTTCAGAACATGGAGTTGAGATATCCTATTCTTTGGCATGGGATGCACGTGAGTATGCAATCAACAAAGTGAAAGGCCTTCCAGAGGAAGGCTATGAAAAAATTCTCAAATACTTGCACATGATGAGGGAAGCTAATCCAGGGTCACACACGTCTTATGAAAGGGATTCTAAAGGGAGATTCAGATTCCTCTTCATCTCCTTTGGTCAGAGTCTTCACGGTTTCTATGTTGCAATTCAGAAAGTTATTGTTGTGGATGAGACGTTCTTGAAGAGCAAATACAAAGGGGTATTACTGGTTGCTACTGCATTAGATGGAAACTCGGATTTATATCTTATTGCATTTGGAGTTGTCGACTCAGAGAACGACCTTGCGTGGAACTGGTTTGTGAGACAACTTAATGCGGTCATTGCTGACGAGCATAGTTTAGCTTTTGTGTCTGATAGGAATTCCTCGATTGCTAAAGCTATTGCTAACGTGTACCCGCAAGCTCATCACGGAATTTGCATTCACCACTTGCTGAATAATGTTGTAACATATTTTAGTGGGAAAGGTGTGGATGGTTtggttgcaaaggcttctaaagCTTATCGAGCTGATGATTTTTGTAAGCTGTTCACTGCTATTTACTCTATTAGTCCTGAAATTGGAAATTATCTCATAGAAGCCGATGTGAGGAAGCGGGCTCGTTGTCAATTCCCGGGTTACAGGTATGATATCAGCACTACTAACCCTGCGGAGTCGATAAATTCTGCTTTGCGTACGCCTAGAGAGTTTCCAATAATACCTCTAATGCACAGCATTAGGGAAATGATGACTCGATGGTTTTTCCAACGTAGAACTTTAAGTTCTAAGCACTCGAAGCCACTGACCAttgctgtggagaagaagattgaCAGAAGGATTGATAAGGGTAAAAAGTTTAAGGTCTTCCCAATTAGCGATGACAG GCACGCCATAAAAGCAGGCTTCAGTGTTGGAATACAAGCACACACACTCACGGATGACATATACACTACTGCGTCATGGCGCATGGCTTATGAAGAAAGCATAAATCCTATTGGTGTCCCTGAAGATGCTTGGACTGTTCCATCTCATGTGGAGCAGACGAAAGTCCTTCCTCTAGAGTCTAGACGAGCTCCAGGTAGAAGAAAGAAACGCAGATACGAGACAGCCGAAGATAAGATCCGTTCGTCACAAGGAAATCAAGGCTCTAAAGGTCGCAAATGCAGCCGATGTGGGATTCGAGGGCACGATAGGAGAACATGTGATCGAGCAATATAG
- the LOC125586027 gene encoding uncharacterized protein LOC125586027, whose product MWDLDVNCMYVPLNVGKHWISMCVNFVTRSIEVFDCEGLRHPGAVEPFVVLIHRIVKAVQSSKSRQYHVKQYTVSYASMPFLLNKSSSDCGVYALKHIECHLLGLDFSLVNDNNIREARQKIAYDLWEAAIDLVLIERMAKFTPPMTISSALVELE is encoded by the coding sequence ATGTGGGATCTTGATGTTAACTGCATGTATGTTCCCCTAAATGTCGGTAAGCACTGGATCTCTATGTGCGTCAACTTTGTTACTCGGTCGATAGAGGTCTTTGACTGTGAGGGACTGAGACACCCCGGTGCAGTGGAGCCATTTGTAGTTCTCATCCATCGAATTGTCAAAGCTGTTCAGTCTTCTAAGAGTCGGCAGTATCACGTCAAGCAGTATACCGTCTCCTACGCCTCAATGCCCTTCTTATTGAACAAAAGTAGCAGTGACTGTGGAGTATATGCCTTGAAGCACATTGAATGCCATCTTCTAGGCTTAGACTTTTCCCTGGTGAATGACAACAACATTCGTGAAGCGCGGCAGAAGATTGCTTATGACCTATGGGAAGCTGCTATTGATCTTGTTCTTATTGAAAGGATGGCAAAATTCACTCCCCCGATGACAATTTCAAGTGCTCTAGTGGAACTTGAATGA
- the LOC106445224 gene encoding uncharacterized protein LOC106445224, translated as MAKDWKVYIPQEYIRLVMDFEKLRMYPWGLRAYDELIASILRAREDVHTKNSYVLDGFSNVFQIWIMEAIPDIGSMGEVFTFISSTGDFDVIDNTEFLREDEKKDERVGRIVELINAKQDWTHFDWEVESLPAYMDLSDSEQDEPADVAEEPSVVAEEPTVIAGEPAVAAKRGKRKLIDPGAESRKKQLLCQRAAEHNSGVPSEMKTFIEDLFTASFNSFKEVVQKDIHERFDNVANEVAQLKEQVSQIKGLSDTVGKGNASEILSPSATLGKDQGPSSHSTGPPAAKGKGKASANVDPRPVRENLTKSSRCVDKGTQDTLQEAMGNFSQASHVKGFDPSQHLDGDEPADFATPLSSFKPADWRPPTLKDVDSHEDRIHDPDYSLVFVPEELWAKLVDWTKTFK; from the exons ATGGCTAAGGATTGGAAAGTGTATATCCCTCAAGAATACATCCGTTTGgtgatggattttgagaaattgaGGATGTATCCTTGGGGTCTTCGCGCTTATGATGAGCTGATTGCATCAATACTCAGAGCAAGAGAAGATGTGCATACGAAGAACAGCTACGTGTTGGATGGATTCTCAAATGTGTTTCAGATATGGATTATGGAGGCAATTCCAGACATTGGTTCTATG GGAGAGGTGTTCACATTTATATCATCTACTGGTGATTTCGATGTGATTGATAATACTGAGTTCCTTAGGGAAGATGAAAAGAAGGACGAAAGAGTTGGTCGTATTGTTGAATTGATCAATGCCAAACAAGATTGGACGCATTTCGATTGGGAAGTTGAGTCTTTGCCTGCATATATGGACCTTTCTGATTCAGAACAAGATGAACCGGCTGATGTTGCAGAGGAACCGTCTGTTGTTGCAGAGGAACCGACTGTTATTGCAGGGGAACCGGCTGTTGCTGCGAAAAGAGGCAAGCGCAAGCTAATTGATCCTGGTGCCGAGTCTCGAAAGAAACAACTGCTTTGTCAACGTGCGGCTGAACACAACAGTGGTGTCCCTAGTGAAATGAAGACCTTCATTGAAGATTTGTTCACCGCTTCTTTCAACTCTTTTAAGGAAGTGGTGCAGAAGGACATCCATGAGCGTTTTGACAACGTTGCCAATGAGGTGGCTCAACTCAAGGAACAAGTCTCTCAGATTAAGGGTCTATCGGATACAGTGGGAAAAGGCAACGCATCTGAGATTCTGTCTCCTTCAGCAACACTTGGGAAAGACCAAGGACCATCATCTCATAGTACGGGTCCTCCCGCAGCAAAGGGAAAAGGCAAGGCATCTGCAAATGTGGATCCTCGGCCAGTAAGAGAG AATTTGACCAAATCATCGAGATGTGTAGATAAGGGGACCCAAGACACTTTACAAGAAGCCATGGGAAACTTTTCTCAAGCATCTCATGTTAAAGGTTTTGATCCTTCACAACATCTGGATGGTGATGAACCAGCTGACTTTGCCACTCCACTGTCTTCATTTAAGCCTGCGGATTGGAGACCACCTACTCTGAAAGACGTGGACTCACATGAGGACCGGATACATGATCCCGATTACTCACTAGTGTTTGTCCCTGAGGAATTATGGGCCAAACTTGTTGACTGGACCAAAACTTTCAAGTaa